The genomic DNA TATTCTTAATCGTGTTCTTCTGGTCATTCGGTATACATGGACCAGCAATTTTAGGACCAATCATTCGTCCGATGTGGGATTCAGCAATTCTTGAAAATATGGAAGTATTCACAGCTACAGGAAATGCACATCAGTTACCAAACTTATTTACAGAGCAATTTATTCAATGGTTCGTATGGATCGGTGGATCAGGCTCAACGTTAGCTTTAGTAATTATGTTTATGTTCTCTAAATCTAAGTTCCTAAAAGAGTTAGGTAGATTATCATTCGTACCAGGTTTATTCAATATTAACGAACCAATTATTTTCGGGGCACCGATTGTAATGAACCCAATCTTAATTATTCCGTTCGTTATTACACCGCTAGTTACAACGACAGTATCATATTTCGCAGTTGTTTCAGGTATGATTCCGTTGATGATGGCGAAATTGCCATTTACGATGTTAGCACCAATTGCAGCGATTATTAGTACGGACTGGACAATTATGGCTGGTGTACTTGTACTTGTTAACTTTGTTATCTCATTCGTTATTTACTATCCATTCTTCAAAATGTATGAGAAACAACAATTAGCAGGAGAGGAGAAAACAGAATGCTCGGAGCAATTATCATCTTAATTACATTTGTAGCGGGACAGTGCATAGCACATTATTCAAAATGGGTACAAAGTAAATCGTTATTAGTGTTACTACTCGTATCAATTTTATTTATCGGTAGTTCAATGGGTGCCTATGTAATGCTAAGCTTACAATCACCGTACGTTATCATTGTACCAACGATTTTATGTGCAACATGTTTATCTGCAAAATATAGATTTACGAGCATGGCATTAATACAACGTGTGAAGGAGATGCAAAAGCATGGAGCGTAAATTAGGAATTTCACTTTATCCAGAGCATTCAACGAAAGAAAAAGATATGGCATACATTTCGGCAGCGGCACGCCACGGTTTTTCAAGAATATTCACATGTCTATTATCTGTGAATCGTCCGAAAGAAGAAATTGTAGCTGAATTTAAAGAAATTATTAATCATGCAAAAGATAACAATATGGAAGTTATTTTAGATGTAGCTCCGGCTGTCTTTGATCAGCTCGGTATTAGTTATAGTGATCTATCATTTTTCGCAGAGTTAGGTGCAGATGGTATTCGTTTAGATTTAGGATTTGACGGATTAACTGAAGCGAAAATGACGAATAACCCGTACGGCTTAAAAATTGAGCTAAATGTAAGTAACGATATTGCGTACTTAGAAAATATTCTTTCGCATCAAGCGAATAAATCAGCTTTAATTGGTTGTCATAACTTCTATCCGCAAAAATTTACTGGACTTCCGTATGACTATTTCATTCGCTGTAGTGAACGCTTTAAAAAGCATGGTATTCGCACAGCAGCCTTTATTACGTCACATGCAGCTAACATCGGTCCATGGGATATTAACGACGGATTATGTACGTTAGAAGGGCATCGTAATTTACCAATTGAAGTACAAGCGAAACATTTATGGGCAACAGGGCTTATTGATGATGTGATTATCGGAAATGCTTATGCAAGTGAAGAAGAGTTAGAGAAACTAGGAAACTT from Bacillus basilensis includes the following:
- a CDS encoding DUF871 domain-containing protein, encoding MERKLGISLYPEHSTKEKDMAYISAAARHGFSRIFTCLLSVNRPKEEIVAEFKEIINHAKDNNMEVILDVAPAVFDQLGISYSDLSFFAELGADGIRLDLGFDGLTEAKMTNNPYGLKIELNVSNDIAYLENILSHQANKSALIGCHNFYPQKFTGLPYDYFIRCSERFKKHGIRTAAFITSHAANIGPWDINDGLCTLEGHRNLPIEVQAKHLWATGLIDDVIIGNAYASEEELEKLGNLNRYMLQLKVNFVDEATEVEKRATLQELHVRRGDITEYMVRSTEVRKKYKDYDFPVRESVLQERGQVVIGNNSFGKYKGELQIILKEMPIDERKNIVGTIAEEELFLLDYVGAWTQFTCVE